The genomic stretch ACACGTCCAGCTGAGGCTATTCGAAATCTTGCTGCCCTCGGTCAACAGGCTTTCGGAGAAAGTTATCTGCAGGAGGCGCTGAAAAAAATCAGCGAGCTTACCGATTTATCACTTGAATGGCATTTTATAGGACAGATACAACGAAACAAAACCCGCTATGTCGTTGAAAACTTTGACTGGGTGCAAAGCGTAGATCGAGCGGTCATTGCTGAGCGTCTGTCTGCCCAGCGTCCTGCAAAGATGGGTGATCTCAACGTATGTATTCAAGTCCGCATAAGTGAGGAAGAAGGTAAAGGAGGAGTAGCTCCGGAAGATTTATTCGCACTGGCTAGCACCATTGATTCATTGCCCGACCTGGAATTACGAGGACTGATGACTATTCCTGAAAATACTAGAGACACCGAAAAGCAGAGGCAGTCATTTCGCAAGATGTACAGGATTTTTAGCAAACTAAAATCCCGGTTTGCGTCAGTCGACACACTGTCCATGGGTATGTCAGGTGATTTTGAACTGGCTATTGAAGAAGGCAGCACCATGATCAGGGTTGGCACTGCACTATTCGGCCCCAGAAAATAATAATATACAGGAACTTGAACCTGGAACCTGGAACTTAAACCATGAATACATTAGGAATAATTGGCGGCGGCAATATGGCAGAAAGCCTCATTGGTGGGCTGCTCGCAAGCGCTCACAAAGCGTCGGCCATTCAAGTTTCCGAACCGGACAAAAACCGGCGCGAATACTTATCTACAGAATACGGCATCCATTGTCTGGACAATAATTCAGTGCTGGCCGGGCAGTCTGATATACTGCTATTTGCAGTAAAACCACAGTTATTGCGGCAGGTCGCTGAACCACTGAAGCAGGTAGTGCAGGCAAAACATCCGTTAATTATTTCAATTGTCGCTGGTGTCCGGAGCAGCGACCTTGATCACTGGCTGGGAGGGGGACTTGCCATTGTTCGTATAATGCCAAACACTCCGGCACTGGTGCGTGCCGGCGCATCTGGACTGTATGCCAACCATCTGGTCAACACCCAGCAAAGAGACCTGGCAGAATCGATTTTGCGTTCAGTCGGGATTACTGTCTGGCTAGAGAATGAAGCACAGATGGATATCGTCACGGCTCTTTCTGGTAGTGGACCGGCCTATATTTTTCGAGTAATTGAGGCCATGGAAGAAGTCGCTACCAGGGCAGGCCTGGAACGAGAAACAAGCCGGCTGTTAGCTATAGAGACC from bacterium BMS3Abin11 encodes the following:
- a CDS encoding hypothetical protein (alanine racemase, N-terminal domain) produces the protein MDIEIKKEQLDQRVRSAAHRVDREPSEISLLAVSKTRPAEAIRNLAALGQQAFGESYLQEALKKISELTDLSLEWHFIGQIQRNKTRYVVENFDWVQSVDRAVIAERLSAQRPAKMGDLNVCIQVRISEEEGKGGVAPEDLFALASTIDSLPDLELRGLMTIPENTRDTEKQRQSFRKMYRIFSKLKSRFASVDTLSMGMSGDFELAIEEGSTMIRVGTALFGPRK
- the proC gene encoding pyrroline-5-carboxylate reductase; translated protein: MNTLGIIGGGNMAESLIGGLLASAHKASAIQVSEPDKNRREYLSTEYGIHCLDNNSVLAGQSDILLFAVKPQLLRQVAEPLKQVVQAKHPLIISIVAGVRSSDLDHWLGGGLAIVRIMPNTPALVRAGASGLYANHLVNTQQRDLAESILRSVGITVWLENEAQMDIVTALSGSGPAYIFRVIEAMEEVATRAGLERETSRLLAIETVLGAARLAMESDDTPAELRCKVTSPRGTTEKGLQQLELGNIEQLFDNAINAAIDRSREMGDELGADS